One window of the Archangium primigenium genome contains the following:
- a CDS encoding glycosyl hydrolase family 28-related protein, giving the protein MMMRERLALSVLVLTVGSTACRDSEVSPQGSSAPPAPPTRGAKVAWVEYQAEAGQTNARREATAIEAEAVGREAVRLEKVGDFVAFTATKAANSIVVRLSIPDAPTGGGLDATLGLYVKGQRVQTLPVTSRYSWVYQGAGLDPSDDPARGEPHAFFDEVRARVDGFPAGTEVKLQKDDEDTAAFYVIDLVDLELVAPPLSKPADLLSITDHGATPDDGGDDGEAIQRALDAAVAEGWAGVWIPPGTFRVDAERLSLQGLQVRGAGMWYSRLQGRRSTLSCPGAGGCHFADFSLLGEGSLPDAHAPAHGFHGELGEDTVIENVWVEHVEAGIWSGAEGSAHPTDGLVVKGSRFRNLTGQGIHLAHGTRNSVVEHSHFRNTGADALVIGAEGVAGEAAGHDNVLRHNSVQMSWRGSCFALLGGSGNTLEDSTCEGDTGG; this is encoded by the coding sequence ATGATGATGCGCGAGAGGCTGGCGTTGAGTGTCCTGGTGCTGACCGTGGGAAGCACGGCCTGTCGGGACTCCGAGGTCTCCCCACAGGGGTCGTCCGCGCCGCCCGCCCCGCCCACCCGGGGCGCCAAGGTGGCCTGGGTGGAGTACCAGGCCGAGGCGGGCCAGACGAACGCGCGGCGGGAGGCCACCGCCATCGAGGCCGAGGCCGTGGGCCGTGAGGCGGTCCGGCTGGAGAAGGTGGGGGACTTCGTGGCCTTCACCGCCACCAAGGCCGCCAATTCCATCGTCGTGCGTCTGTCCATTCCCGACGCGCCGACGGGGGGAGGCCTCGACGCCACCCTGGGCCTCTACGTGAAGGGCCAGCGCGTCCAGACGCTCCCGGTGACCTCGCGCTACTCCTGGGTGTACCAGGGCGCGGGCCTCGACCCGTCCGACGACCCGGCCCGGGGCGAGCCGCATGCCTTCTTCGACGAGGTGCGCGCCCGGGTGGACGGCTTTCCCGCGGGCACGGAGGTGAAGCTCCAGAAGGATGACGAGGACACCGCGGCGTTCTACGTGATCGACCTCGTCGACCTGGAGCTGGTCGCGCCGCCCCTGTCGAAGCCGGCGGACCTCCTCTCCATCACCGACCACGGCGCGACGCCGGACGATGGCGGGGATGATGGGGAGGCCATCCAGCGGGCCCTCGACGCGGCGGTGGCGGAGGGGTGGGCGGGCGTCTGGATTCCGCCGGGCACGTTCCGCGTCGACGCGGAGCGGTTGTCGCTCCAGGGCCTCCAGGTGCGAGGCGCGGGCATGTGGTACTCCCGCCTCCAGGGCAGGCGGAGCACGCTGTCCTGCCCGGGCGCGGGCGGCTGCCACTTCGCCGACTTCTCGCTCCTCGGCGAGGGGTCGCTCCCCGACGCCCACGCGCCCGCCCATGGGTTTCACGGGGAGCTGGGCGAGGACACGGTCATCGAGAACGTCTGGGTCGAGCACGTGGAGGCGGGCATCTGGTCCGGCGCCGAGGGCTCCGCGCACCCGACGGATGGCCTGGTCGTCAAGGGCTCGCGCTTTCGCAACCTCACCGGGCAGGGCATCCACCTCGCCCACGGCACGCGCAACTCGGTGGTGGAGCACTCGCACTTCCGCAACACGGGGGCCGACGCGCTGGTCATCGGCGCCGAGGGCGTGGCGGGAGAGGCCGCCGGCCATGACAACGTCTTGCGCCACAACAGCGTGCAGATGTCCTGGCGGGGCAGCTGCTTCGCCCTCCTCGGCGGCTCCGGCAACACGCTCGAGGACAGTACCTGCGAGGGCGACACGGGCGGTTAG